A window of the Dermacentor variabilis isolate Ectoservices unplaced genomic scaffold, ASM5094787v1 scaffold_12, whole genome shotgun sequence genome harbors these coding sequences:
- the LOC142566309 gene encoding uncharacterized protein LOC142566309 isoform X1, with amino-acid sequence MTRISVSNMFFGCVVVSYSLGLTCDRASTSDAMAHTLVPCVPPKLRSALAYTFTYMQWQALPCVPKTMPTPSHSSSLIQTPQAKRPWRQMQAASTPRTATLTAGVST; translated from the exons atgacgcgaatttcggtttcgaatatgttttttggatgcgtagtagtttcgtacagtttaggtttgacatgcgatcgcgcgtcgacatcggacgctatggcacacacactcgtgccttgtgtgccaccgaagctccgaagtgctctggcatataccttcacat atatgcaatggcaagcccttccgtgtgttccaaag acaatgcctacgcctagtcacagcagctccctcatacagactccgcaagccaagaggccgtggaggcaaatgcag gcagccagcacacctcgaacagccaccttgactgcgggtgtgtcaacctag
- the LOC142566309 gene encoding uncharacterized protein LOC142566309 isoform X2 gives MLLQRPQQTNSLMPSISVPRSNQEICNGKPFRVFQRQCLRLVTAAPSYRLRKPRGRGGKCRQPAHLEQPP, from the exons atgcttctacaaaggccacagcagacaaacagcctgatgccgagtatttctgtgccacgaagtaatcaagag atatgcaatggcaagcccttccgtgtgttccaaag acaatgcctacgcctagtcacagcagctccctcatacagactccgcaagccaagaggccgtggaggcaaatgcag gcagccagcacacctcgaacagccaccttga